A single region of the Podospora pseudopauciseta strain CBS 411.78 chromosome 1, whole genome shotgun sequence genome encodes:
- a CDS encoding hypothetical protein (EggNog:ENOG503PFU7), protein MASNPVMPKLDDSASDASSVDSRGRRRRRNNKQLAQAGGLSNPAVLPRLADTKPVRLQLGLNLDVEVELKARLQGDVSLTLLVEEKPTARPKESVELVPDLFGVVYGYSSSHEGKVKEERKEMFYMRIGQMSFRQNWVERELAYAHGLPVDSGFGDIDRVCGWEVG, encoded by the exons ATGGCTTCCAACCCCGTCATGCCCAAG CTCGACGACTCCGCCTCGGACGCCTCGTCGGTCGACTCGCGCGGCCGTCGCCGCCGCAGAAACAACAAGCAGCTCGCCCAGGCTGGCGGCTTGTCCAACCCTGCTGTGTTGCCCCGTCTGGCTGACACCAAGCCTGTGAGGCTTCAGCTTGGGCTTAACCTTGACGTGGAGGTTGAGCTGAAGGCTAGGCTGCAGGGTGATGTCTCGTTGACACTGCT GGTTGAGGAGAAACCCACGGCACGGCCGAAGGAGAGTGTGGAGTTGGTGCCGGATTTGTTTGGGGTTGTTTATGGGTATAGTAGTAGTCATGAagggaaggtgaaggaggagaggaaggagatgtTTTACATGCGGATTGGGCAGATGAGCTTCAGGCAGAACTGGGTTGAACGAGAG CTCGCTTACGCTCACGGTTTGCCTGTTGATTCTGGCTTTGGGGATATTGATAGGGTTTGTGGTTGGGAAGTGGGTTGA
- a CDS encoding hypothetical protein (COG:I; EggNog:ENOG503NWJ7), protein MGNEVTALGSDGQGQGRALFFRQRWQPCFDLLEGAEVEGGVGGLVRLYTFQHPTSRVLLAMKYPEAEVLLAHLAVPVTGRPLYETLHILSEETQWPERFDVLAGPEGRYDLVVVGKDAELSPEALQTSLASNAVVVTSESLTEWTPVATASEWTAYRPATNVSTAQIDLTVILPTVSSETTRAILEELEASPYIASVTTTTTINEVTAHNLATKHVVVLSSLDNHPNPIDPPSEWFGTRHLLTLENITLLWLTLGATIQSTNPSHAKILGLLRVARNENQASRLLSLDIQPSTSPALITKQILPCLLTASEEDFSLHHTTLHIPRIEENLPLNRKLPSGLGSLPQPSAYNSHPSLALRVGKIGLLETLHFVPLPQDNTALGDNQVLICVKASALNFHDLAVALGIIQDYNMGNECAGVITAVGASVTNLSPGDRVVAYRPGQGAHQTFVRQDGEMCVKIPDTMSFSLGASLPVTMTTAFYSLFTVGRLKRGETVLIQSAAGGVGQVAIQMAKNIGARVLVTCSEGKRGLMRERYGMGEGEVFNSRDDSFVRGVMEATEGKGVDVVINSLAGKLLHATLGCLAPFGRFVEIGKRDIHQNSNLGMDPFRRNVSFASVDMILVYELDKPLAARLLGETFEMVFSGEVRPPEGLFEYSYGQAEKAFRLMQLGRHTGKIVLTVDEEEEEEEEEVMVAPPSYDQRLLFKGDRTYLLFGGLGGLGTATAEWMYLRGARRFAFMSRSGDQSSDGRKTVNWLRSRKAEVSVYKGDVGVLADVEKVVWKIGPSLAGVFHIAVVLQDGMIRSLSFDQYQTGLHTKCTGAWNLHTATLDIDLGFFVYWSSVSAICGNKGQGAYVAANAYMDAFMRWRREQGLVGTAMNLGAVPTRGLVAENELVRKSLDRNKLDILTEQELMFLIEEAVQLKKPDAATDVLDWHQLIVGVNTKEPDVCGAAAGQVSTASLLASAGSGEDKIAVLQQAFTQKVATVLSTPTESILPTNPLSFYGLDSIVAVEFRKWFKETAEVDLSLFDILGAKSIQGLVEKVVASMPVAAVSLSEERVKTGSGEKQTSASVINGQHDQSRKLDHIPRLQTSGPVPVSTHQARMYARHVHAEDKSQMNLCGVLRISGHPDLPALGKAFHETVRRHQALSTAFVQDGNRLVQSPSPEPKCRLVIEDVSYTTSPQTELQIIISHLRNQQLEIAKGEVATMTLVRTSETEYFVIFIAHHICFDRASFTILSDDWMDLYDAIRSSRDLNTVPSPPITFADFAQWRNTLLKFPPALANLDFWTQELTNLPTAGTLLPFAQRKTRPSTWQTHRRHFTTQLPSKFSKRLKRICAHPSSTPFHFLLAAWRAYLFRHTADKDFTILMLEGNRPHPDVESVIGCLANVLPLRFNNDCSLQTPFEDVITSSRDLTLEALEHAEVSFDDIVDRVVGKENRPERYMPLGQVAINFQMHGGAPWEYRHADFEVGVHRLYNIGHPCELVLEVVEGGRGSLCFLCSIALCFIVMRIWIGLGRGL, encoded by the exons ATGGGGAATGAGGTTACTGCGTTGGGGAGTGATGGtcaggggcaggggagggCGTTGTTTTTCCGGCAGAGGTGGCAGCCTTGTTTTgatttgttggagggggccgaggttgaggggggagttggggggctggtgaggttgtATACCTTTCAGCATCCTACTTCGAGGGTTTTGCTGGCTATGAAATACCCTGAGGCTGAAGTTCTGCTGGCTCATTTGGCAGTGCCAGTCACGGGCCGACCGCTTTATGAGACTCTGCATATTCTGAGCGAGGAAACTCAGTGGCCGGAAAGGTTTGATGTGTTGGCTGGGCCAGAAGGCCGGTATGATCTCGTTGTCGTGGGCAAGGACGCTGAGCTTTCTCCTGAGGCACTGCAAACATCACTTGCCAGCAATGCTGTGGTTGTCACCAGCGAGTCTCTTACGGAATGGACACCAGTTGCAACCGCTTCCGAATGGACCGCTTATCGCCCAGCAACCAACGTCTCCACAGCTCAGATTGACTTGACAGTGATCCTACCAACTGTTTCCTCGGAAACAACACGAGCCATCCTGGAAGAACTTGAGGCATCCCCCTACATCGCCTCagttaccaccaccaccaccataaACGAAGTCACCGCTCATAATCTCGCCACCAAGCACGTTGTAGTCCTAAGCAGCCTTGacaaccacccaaaccccatcGACCCCCCCTCAGAATGGTTCGGCacccgccacctcctcacccttgAAAACATTACCCTCCTCTGGCTCACCCTCGGCGCAACAATCCaatccaccaacccctctcACGCCAAaatcctcggcctcctccgcGTGGCCCGCAACGAAAACCAAGCCtctcgcctcctctccctcgacatccaaccctccacctcccccgccctcaTCACAAAACAGATCCTCCCCTGTCTGTTAACCGCCTCAGAAGAGGActtctccctccaccacacaaccctccacatcccccgcATAGAAGaaaacctccccctcaaccgtAAACTCCCCTCcggcctcggcagcctcccccaaccctcagCTTACAattcccacccctccctcgccctccgaGTAGGCAAAATCGGCCTCCTCGAAACCCTCCACTtcgtccccctcccccaagacAACACCGCCCTTGGTGATAACCAAGTCCTCATTTGCGTTAAAGCCTCCGCCCTCAACTTCCACGACCTGGCTGTAGCGTTGGGGATAATCCAAGACTACAATATGGGCAACGAATGCGCGGGTGTCATCACCGCCGTTGGCGCCTCCGTTACTAACCTTTCCCCTGGGGACCGGGTGGTAGCTTACCGTCCTGGCCAGGGGGCACATCAGACTTTTGTTCGTCAGGATGGTGAGATGTGCGTGAAGATACCTGACACAATGTCATTTTCTTTGGGGGCGAGTCTGCCCGTTACCATGACGACGGCGTTTTATTCGCTTTTCACGGTTGGACGGTTGAAAAGGGGAGAAACGGTTCTGATACAAAGTGctgctgggggggttgggcaGGTGGCGATTCAGATGGCGAAAAATATCGGGGCGAGGGTGCTGGTTACTTGTTcggaggggaagagggggttgatgagggaaaggtatgggatgggggagggggaggtgtttAATTCGAGGGATGATTCTtttgtgaggggggtgatggaggcgacggaaggaaaaggggtggatgtggtgatTAATAGTCTGGCTGGGAAACTGCTTCATGCCACGTTGGGGTGTTTGGCGCCGTTTGGGAGGTTTGTCGAGATTGGGAAGAGGGACATACATCAGAATTCGAACTTGGGGATGGATCCGTTCAGGAGGAATGTCAGTTTTGCTTCGGTGGATATGATTTTGGTTTATGAGTTGGATAAACCCCTGgcggcgaggttgttgggggagaCGTTTGAGATGGTGTTTTCTGGGGAGGTGAGGCCACCTGAGGGGTTGTTTGAGTATTCTTATGGTCAGGCGGAGAAGGCGTTTCGGTTGATGCAGCTGGGGAGGCATACGGGGAAGATTGTTCTTactgttgatgaggaggaggaggaggaggaggaggaggtgatggttgcCCCGCCGAGTTATGATCAGAGGCTGTTATTCAAGGGGGATAGGACGTATCTtttgtttggggggttggggggccTGGGTACGGCGACGGCGGAGTGGATGTATCTTCGTGGGGCGAGGAGGTTTGCGTTCATGTCCCGGTCGGGGGATCAGAGTAGTGATGGGAGGAAGACGGTGAATTGGCTCAGGTCGAGGAAGGCTGAGGTCAGTGTTTACAAGGGGGATGTGGGTGTTTTGGCTGATGTTGAGAAAGTCGTTTGGAAGATTGGTCCTTCGCTGGCTGGCGTTTTTCATATTGCGGTTGTGCTACAGGACGGCATGATCAGGTCGTTGTCGTTTGATCAGTACCAGACCGGGCTGCACACCAAGTGCACCGGTGCGTGGAATTTGCACACAGCAACGTTGGACATCGACTTGGGCTTTTTCGTCTACTGGTCGTCGGTGTCGGCCATCTGCGGTAACAAGGGACAAGGAGCCTATGTTGCCGCCAATGCGTACATGGATGCCTTCATGCGCTGGCGACGGGAGCAGGGCCTTGTCGGAACGGCTATGAATCTTGGTGCTGTGCCCACGAGGGGCTTGGTTGCTGAAAATGAGCTTGTCAGGAAGAGCCTCGACAGAAACAAGCTCGATATCCTCACGGAGCAAGAACTCATGTTTTTGATTGAGGAAGCAGTACAGCTGAAGAAGCCTGATGCCGCCACAGATGTCCTCGACTGGCATCAGCTGATTGTCGGCGTCAACACAAAGGAGCCTGATGTTTG CGGTGCTGCAGCTGGTCAAGTGAGCACGGCAAGCCTCCTCGCATCCGCAGGGAGCGGTGAGGACAAGATTGCCGTCTTACAGCAAGCGTTCACCCAGAAAGTGGCAACAGTGTTGAGCACACCAACAGAGAGCATTCTGCCAACCAACCCGTTATCATTCTATGGCCTCGACTCGATCGTGGCTGTCGAGTTCCGGAAATGGTTCAAGGAAACTGCCGAAGTTGACCTTTCACTGTTTGATATACTTGGTGCAAAGTCCATTCAGGGGCTGGTCGAAAAGGTCGTGGCGTCGATGCCTGTTGCAGCAGTATCTTTGAGCGAGGAGCGTGTGAAGACAGGTTCGGGTGAGAAGCAGACATCAGCGAGTGTTATCAATGGCCAACATGATCAGAGCAGGAAGCTGGATCACATCCCGAGGCTCCAAACGTCTGGTCCGGTGCCAGTGTCAACTCATCAAGCGAGAATGTATGCTCGCCATGTCCACGCCGAAGACAAGTCTCAGATGAACCTATGTGGTGTCCTGCGCATCAGTGGCCACCCAGATCTACCTGCACTAGGAAAAGCCTTCCACGAGACTGTACGACGGCACCAAGCACTGAGCACAGCATTCGTCCAAGACGGCAACCGGCTCGTTCAGTCACCATCGCCAGAGCCGAAATGCCGTCTGGTCATTGAGGACGTATCCTATACCACATCCCCTCAAACAGAACTCCAGATCATCATCTCACATCTTCGAAACCAACAACTCGAGATAGCCAAAGGTGAAGTAGCAACTATGACCCTCGTTAGAACATCAGAAACCGAGTACTTTGTCATCTTCATCGCCCACCACATCTGCTTCGACAGAGCCAGCTTCACAATTCTCTCAGATGACTGGATGGACCTCTACGACGCGATCCGCTCCAGTCGAGACCTCAACACGgtcccctccccacccatcACCTTTGCGGACTTCGCCCAATGGcgcaacaccctcctcaagtTCCCACCAGCCCTTGCAAACCTAGACTTCTGGACCCAAgagctcaccaacctcccaaccGCCGGcaccctccttcccttcgCCCAGCGAAAAACTCGCCCCTCAACCTGGCAaacccaccgccgccacttCACCACCCAACTCCCCTCCAAATTCTCCAAACGCCTAAAGCGCATCTGcgcccacccctcctccaccccctttcacttcctcctcgctgCGTGGCGAGCCTACCTATTCCGGCACACCGCCGACAAAGATTTCACAATCCTAATGCTAGAAGGCAACCGTCCCCACCCCGACGTCGAGTCTGTGATCGGTTGCCTAGCTAAcgtcctccctctccgctTCAACAACGACTGCTCCCTTCAGACACCCTTTGAGGATGTCATAACCTCCTCTCGGGACCTCACGCTTGAGGCGTTGGAGCATGCGGAGGTGTCGTTTGATGATATTGTCGATCGTGTGGTTGGAAAGGAAAACAGACCAGAGAGATATATGCCGCTGGGGCAGGTGGCGATTAACTTCCAGATGCATGGTGGTGCGCCGTGGGAGTATAGGCATGCTGATTTTGAGGTGGGGGTTCATCGGTTGTATAATATTGGACATCCTTGCGAGCTGGTgcttgaggttgtggagggggggagggggagtttgtgTTTTTTATGCAGCATTGCACTGTGCTTTATCGTGATGAGGATATGGAtcggtttggggaggggtttgtga
- a CDS encoding hypothetical protein (COG:I; EggNog:ENOG503NWJ7) — MWSTSLSSNLAAAYAAGVLSLEGAIVTAYYRGLYMSAGLEAADCIPGAMMAVGLSAAQLKVELGAYADRLTIAAINSPSSVTVSGDLDAVTELKEKLLARKAFARQLKVEQAFHSHHMAPMAPRYQAALEGRQLVVCSQKPTARMFSSVTARIVSDSGSLGPGYWAANMVQPVRFSDALTGAVLDEEEKPTVDILLEIGPHPALKAPAKKSLNYSG; from the coding sequence ATGTGGTCCACTTccttgtcatccaacctaGCAGCTGCGTATGCGGCGGGTGTTTTGTCGCTTGAGGGGGCGATTGTCACGGCGTACTACCGTGGGTTGTACATGTCTGCCGGCCTTGAAGCAGCAGACTGCATCCCAggggcgatgatggcggtgggaCTGTCAGCAGCTCAGCTAAAGGTTGAGTTGGGGGCGTATGCAGACCGGCTCACTATCGCGGCTATCAACAGCCCTTCTAGCGTGACGGTGTCGGGAGACTTGGACGCAGTCACggagttgaaggagaagTTGCTTGCTCGGAAGGCGTTTGCCCGGCAGTTGAAAGTCGAGCAAGCTTTTCACTCGCACCATATGGCTCCCATGGCTCCGCGGTATCAGGCCGCGCTGGAGGGGAGGCAGTTAGTTGTTTGTTCGCAGAAGCCTACCGCTAGGATGTTCTCTAGTGTCACTGCCCGTATCGTCTCCGACTCCGGGTCGCTCGGGCCGGGGTACTGGGCAGCAAACATGGTCCAACCAGTTCGGTTCTCTGACGCTCTCACTGGAGCGGttctggatgaggaggagaaaccAACAGTGGATATCCTTCTTGAAATTGGCCCTCACCCAGCCCTCAAAGCTCCCGCTAAAAAGTCCTTAAACTACTCGGGCTAG
- a CDS encoding hypothetical protein (EggNog:ENOG503P1SN): MGPYDSQGAGPGGLYGDAPESAGATGRSDGTSPRRRYDESWVEVASQPSSSSLSSIGDEIVTTGLRVGTNSYLPRRRRSQQHRPMPASFVIGHPSSRGGATSSQDEYDETESEEDRVMTSSNEAVHPSANLLRYQTTVRGAIDIDTDSDDDENATALGRPSDAPAFRPQPNAFSHPPSHLTHRHSTSSVPPHHPPQSRPPMPHRSHTRTHRGHPNFMSPAYQADHDAALRASLTTLLSCAQAARGLGKADERRGAGPSNAGMGGLGAGVGVLPSSQPMELRLVPESELLAEGPPPPSVGGSGGPPKAPLRTASNSSAPSAPCSTSSRGKEEQQDSAEKHKRGATNQTKSSRAVKKKKTSSPGFAEGETATFLSPTLMTWVVSAGVVVLVSVVGFGAGYVIGREVGWQEGSALGSFSAADSASNTSASCGRELVKSTSGGTLRRFRWGSMGSSVTA; encoded by the exons ATGGGGCCCTACGATTCTCAAGGCGCCGGGCCGGGAGGGCTGTATGGCGATGCTCCGGAGAGCGCGGGGGCCACGGGGCGATCTGACGGGACATCGCCGCGTCGCCGATATGATG AGTCGTGGGTAGAAGTAGCCTCGCAgccgtcgtcttcgtccttGTCATCTATCGGAGATGAAATCGTAACTACAGGCCTCAGGGTCGGCACCAACTCGTACCTGCccaggcggaggaggtcgcAGCAGCACCGGCCAATGCCCGCATCTTTCGTTATCGGACATCCCTCCAGTCGTGGCGGCGCTACCAGCAGCCAGGATGAATATGACGAGACGGAGAGTGAAGAGGATAGAGTTATGACGAGCTCAAACGAGGCAGTGCATCCCTCGGCGAATCTGCTGCGTTACCAGACTACCGTCCGCGGGGCCATAGATATCGATACTGATagtgacgacgacgagaatGCGACCGCCCTTGGTCGCCCGTCAGATGCGCCTGCATTCAGGCCACAGCCAAATGCCTTCTCGCACCCGCCATCACACCTCACCCACCGCCACTCAACCAGCTCAgtacctcctcaccacccaccccaatcACGGCCTCCCATGCCTCACCGCTCACACACCCGTACGCATCGCGGCCACCCGAATTTCATGTCACCTGCCTACCAAGCCGATCACGACGCCGCGCTTCGTGCTTCACTCACGACTCTGCTGTCGTGTGCTCAGGCTGCTCGTGGTCTTGGAAAGGCCGATGAGAGACGTGGAGCCGGACCCTCAAATGCCGGCATGGGTGGACTCGGTGCAGGGGTTGGTGTCCTGCCAAGCTCGCAACCGATGGAGCTGAGGCTCGTTCCCGAATCGGAGCTCCTGGCCGAAGGCCCACCTCCGCCCTCCGTTGGCGGATCCGGCGGGCCGCCCAAGGCTCCACTTCGAACCGCATCCAACTCCAGTGCTCCCAGTGCCCCGTGCTCCACGTCGAGCAGAGGaaaggaggagcagcaggatTCGGCAGAGAAGCACAAGCGTGGCGCAACCAACCAGACGAAATCCTCACGGGCtgtcaagaagaaaaagactaGCTCACCTGGATTCGCCGAAGGGGAGACAGCAACCTTCCTCAGCCCGACGCTCATGACTTGGGTGGTGAGCGCTGGTGTGGTGGTATTGGTTTCCGTGGTAGGGTTTGGGGCAGGCTATGTCATTGGGCGCGAGGTAGGTTGGCAAGAGGGGAGCGCGCTGGGTTCCTTTAGCGCTGCTGATTCGGCGTCAAACACCTCTGCGAGCTGTGGGCGCGAGCTGGTCAAGTCCACATCCGGTGGAACGCTGAGGAGGTTCCGATGGGGCTCGATGGGAAGCAGTGTGACTGCCTAG